A stretch of Megalobrama amblycephala isolate DHTTF-2021 linkage group LG14, ASM1881202v1, whole genome shotgun sequence DNA encodes these proteins:
- the LOC125246290 gene encoding tripartite motif-containing protein 16-like isoform X1 has protein sequence MAEARFSEDEFLCTVCQDLLKDPVAIPCGHSYCKSCITDFWDQEDQKRVYSCPQCIQTFSPRPALAKSTMLAEVLKELKKIKLPADCFAGAGDVQCDVCTGRKHKAVKSCLACLESYCQKHLEQHESFLKRKRHNLTDATGRLQEMICQKHDKILEVFCRTDQKCICVLCTIDEHKSHDTVSAAAQRTEKQHRLKETQRSFQQRIQQREKDLQKLRKGVESHKRSAQTAVEDSERIFTELIRSIERSRSEATQRTNDQEKTAVSRAEGRLERLEQEINDLRSRDAKLEQLSHTQDHIHFLQSFQSLSAPPESRDVNDNPFSSLSSFDVVRESVRQLRDKLEDFCKEELKKISDRATFTNIVPRTRNDFLQYSHQFTLDLNTVNKRLHLSERNRVITYTNTEQPYPDHPDRFDVMWQVLCRESMCGRCYWEIEWSGVMFGVFISVSYKSISRKGRGNGCWFGYNDQSWSLRCSSSRYSFIHNRIETKLPVKPIISSRIGVYVDHSAGTLSFYSVSGDTMSLIHTVQTTFTQPLYPGFYVGFTGSSVKLC, from the exons atggcagaagccagaTTTTCTGAGGATGAGTTCCTTTGTACAGTGTGTCAggatctcctgaaggatccagtggctattccctgtggacacagttactgtaagagCTGTATTACAGACTTCTGGGATCAGGAGGATCAGAAGAGAGTCTACAGCTGCCCTCAGTGCATACAGACCTTCAgtccaagacctgctttagctAAAAGCACCATGCTGGCTGAAGTGCTGAAGGAACTGAAGAAGATTAAACTTCCTGCTGACTGTTtcgctggagctggagatgtgcagtgtgacgtctgtactggaagaaaacacaaagccgtCAAGTCCTGTCTGGCGTGTCTGGAGTCTTACTGTCAGAAACAccttgaacaacatgagagttttttaaaaagaaagagacacaatctgactgatgccactggacgactgcaggagatgatctgccaGAAACACGACAAGATCCTTGAGGTTTTCTGCCGCACTGATCagaagtgtatatgtgtgttgtgTACGATTGATGAACATAAAAGCCATGACACTGTATCAgctgcagcacagaggacagagaaacag CACCGGCTGAAGGAGACGCAGAGGTCgttccagcagaggatccagcagagagagaaagatcttcagAAGCTGAGAAAGGGTGtggagtctcataag cgctctgcacagacagcagtggaggacagtgagaggatcttcactgagctcatccgctccattgagagaagccGCTCTGAGGCCACACAGCGGACCAACGatcaggaaaagactgcagtgagtcgagctgaaggacgactggagcgactggagcaggagatcaatgatctgaggagTAGAGACGCTaagctggagcagctttcacacacacaggatcacatccatttcctgcag agtttccagtctctctcagctcctcctgaatctaGAGACGTAAATGACAAtcccttcagttctctctcctcttttgatgttgtgagagaatctgtccgtcagctgagagacaaactggaggatttctgcaaagaggagctcaagaagatctctgacagag ccactttcaccaacattgttcccaggaccaggaacgacttcctacaat attcccatcagttcactctggatctgaacacagtgaataaacgcctccatctgtctgagaggaacagagTGATTACTTACACTAACACAGAGcagccgtatcctgatcatccagacagatttgatgttATGTggcaggtgttgtgtagagaaagcatgtgtggacgctgttactgggagatagAGTGGAGTGGTGTTATGTTCGGTGTgtttatatcagtgtcatataagagcatcagcaggaagggacgAGGTAACGGGTGTTGGTTTGgatataatgatcagtcctggagtttgaggtGCTCTTCCTCCAGATACTCATTCATACACAATAGGATAGAGACTAAACTGCCTGTAAAGCCCATCATCAGcagtagaataggagtgtatgtggatcacagtgcaggaactctgtccttctacagcgtctctggagacacaatgagcctcatccacacagtccagaccacattcactcaaccgctctatcctgggttttaTGTTGGTTTTActggatcatcagtgaaactgtgttga
- the LOC125246328 gene encoding gastrula zinc finger protein XlCGF49.1-like isoform X1, whose product MAFIKEESEDMNIEETFRVKHEETEEQTDLMVLKEESEVLNEMDVKDQYNSHHDLITGEKPCSYSQTEQTSAQQKGTRNNFFCQQCEKSFNRKGNFDRHMKIHNEENPFTCKQFENGFNQKESLNRHMRTQNRENPYTGHLCRTSFTLKGSFYRLMEIPTEKPFTCPQCGKSFTQKGHFKDHIRIHTGEKPFTCQQCGKSFNRKGILNRHMQTHNTEKPYMCPQCGKSFSEHGNFEVHLRTHTGEKPFTCQHCKKSFNQKGILNRHMNIHT is encoded by the exons atggcgtttattaaagaggagagtgaagacatgaatattgaagaaacattcagagtgaaacatgaagaaactgaggaacaaacag ACCTGATGGTTctgaaagaggagagtgaagtaCTGAATGAAATGGATGTGAAAGATCAATATAACAGTCATCATGATTTGATTACTGGGGAAAAACCTTGTAGTTACTCACAGACTGAACAGACTTCCGCTCAACAAAAGGGGACTAGAAATAATTTCTTCTGCCAacagtgtgaaaagagtttcaATAGAAAAGGAAACTTTGACAGacacatgaaaattcacaatGAAGAGAATCCTTTTACATGCAAACAGTTTGAAAATGGATTCAATCAAAAAGAAAGCCTTAACAGGCACATGAGAACTCAGAATAGAGAGAATCCTTACACCGGACATCTGTGCAGAACAAGTTTCACTCTGAAAGGAAGCTTTTACAGGCTCATGGAAATTCCCACtgaaaagcctttcacctgccctcagtgtggaaaaagtttcactcAGAAAGGACATTTTAAAGACCAcataagaattcacactggagagaaacctttcacttgccaacaatgtggaaaaagtttcaaccGAAAAGGAATCCTTAACAGGCACATGCAAACTCACAATACAGAGAAGCCTTACAtgtgccctcagtgtggaaagagtttcagtgaaCATGGAAACTTTGAAGTCCACttgagaactcacactggagagaagcctttcacctgccagcaTTGTAAAAAAAGTTTCAACCAAAAAGGAATCCTTAACAGGCACATGAACATTCACACTTGA
- the LOC125246328 gene encoding gastrula zinc finger protein XlCGF49.1-like isoform X2, translated as MVLKEESEVLNEMDVKDQYNSHHDLITGEKPCSYSQTEQTSAQQKGTRNNFFCQQCEKSFNRKGNFDRHMKIHNEENPFTCKQFENGFNQKESLNRHMRTQNRENPYTGHLCRTSFTLKGSFYRLMEIPTEKPFTCPQCGKSFTQKGHFKDHIRIHTGEKPFTCQQCGKSFNRKGILNRHMQTHNTEKPYMCPQCGKSFSEHGNFEVHLRTHTGEKPFTCQHCKKSFNQKGILNRHMNIHT; from the coding sequence ATGGTTctgaaagaggagagtgaagtaCTGAATGAAATGGATGTGAAAGATCAATATAACAGTCATCATGATTTGATTACTGGGGAAAAACCTTGTAGTTACTCACAGACTGAACAGACTTCCGCTCAACAAAAGGGGACTAGAAATAATTTCTTCTGCCAacagtgtgaaaagagtttcaATAGAAAAGGAAACTTTGACAGacacatgaaaattcacaatGAAGAGAATCCTTTTACATGCAAACAGTTTGAAAATGGATTCAATCAAAAAGAAAGCCTTAACAGGCACATGAGAACTCAGAATAGAGAGAATCCTTACACCGGACATCTGTGCAGAACAAGTTTCACTCTGAAAGGAAGCTTTTACAGGCTCATGGAAATTCCCACtgaaaagcctttcacctgccctcagtgtggaaaaagtttcactcAGAAAGGACATTTTAAAGACCAcataagaattcacactggagagaaacctttcacttgccaacaatgtggaaaaagtttcaaccGAAAAGGAATCCTTAACAGGCACATGCAAACTCACAATACAGAGAAGCCTTACAtgtgccctcagtgtggaaagagtttcagtgaaCATGGAAACTTTGAAGTCCACttgagaactcacactggagagaagcctttcacctgccagcaTTGTAAAAAAAGTTTCAACCAAAAAGGAATCCTTAACAGGCACATGAACATTCACACTTGA